A window from Micromonospora profundi encodes these proteins:
- a CDS encoding MFS transporter has translation MTPPPTAAPAAPAPVALPNAGDTRAGRRVPPATGGALVLVGMLLVALNLRAAVTSLGALLDEIRDGLGLSGVTAGLVTTLPTIAFAGLGALTPWLVRKVAPARVLVVAMFALALGQVLRVLTDSTWVFVLTSALALAGIAVANILLPMLVKQHFPHRTGLVTGAYTMALTVGTTVAAATAVPIAHAFGSWRAGLGIWAALAALAVLPWVPLALRTRAAARRATPTPRPAASARIRPERTRLGWAMAIYFGAQSLSGYAIMGWLAQLFRDAGYQPESAGLLLAGVTALGVPIALLMPTVAGRLATLRPLVLGLTAASALAYLGLAIAPHSAALLWVALLAIGQGAFPMILTAIGLRSRTAEGTVALSAFAQSTGYVIAALGPLMVGILYEVTGGWTAPLGFLLAALAVQTTAGMAIARPRYVEDE, from the coding sequence ATGACCCCGCCACCTACCGCCGCTCCGGCGGCGCCCGCTCCCGTCGCCCTCCCCAATGCGGGTGACACCCGCGCGGGCCGTCGGGTCCCACCGGCGACCGGAGGCGCGCTCGTACTCGTCGGGATGCTGTTGGTGGCGCTCAACCTGCGCGCCGCCGTCACCAGCCTCGGCGCGCTGCTCGACGAGATCCGCGACGGGCTGGGGCTGTCCGGGGTCACCGCGGGCCTCGTCACCACCCTGCCGACAATCGCCTTCGCCGGCCTCGGCGCGCTCACCCCGTGGCTGGTCCGCAAGGTGGCGCCGGCCCGGGTGCTGGTGGTCGCCATGTTCGCCCTGGCCCTCGGTCAGGTTCTGCGGGTCCTCACCGACTCGACCTGGGTCTTCGTCCTCACCAGCGCACTGGCGCTGGCCGGCATCGCGGTGGCGAACATCCTGCTGCCGATGCTCGTCAAGCAGCACTTCCCGCACCGCACCGGCCTGGTCACCGGGGCGTACACGATGGCTTTGACAGTGGGCACGACGGTGGCCGCGGCGACCGCGGTGCCGATCGCGCACGCCTTCGGGTCGTGGCGGGCCGGTCTGGGCATCTGGGCCGCGCTCGCCGCGCTGGCCGTACTCCCGTGGGTGCCGCTGGCGCTGCGGACCCGGGCGGCCGCGCGGCGGGCGACCCCGACACCGCGCCCCGCCGCGTCGGCCCGGATCAGGCCGGAACGGACCCGGCTGGGCTGGGCGATGGCCATCTACTTCGGGGCGCAGTCACTCAGCGGGTACGCGATCATGGGCTGGCTGGCCCAGCTCTTCCGGGACGCCGGCTACCAGCCGGAATCGGCGGGGCTGCTGCTCGCCGGGGTGACAGCGCTCGGCGTGCCGATCGCGCTGCTCATGCCCACCGTGGCCGGCCGACTGGCCACCCTGCGTCCGCTGGTGCTCGGGCTGACCGCCGCGTCCGCACTGGCCTACCTGGGGTTGGCGATCGCCCCGCACAGCGCCGCGCTGCTCTGGGTGGCTCTGCTGGCGATCGGCCAGGGGGCGTTCCCGATGATCCTGACCGCCATCGGCCTGCGCTCCCGCACCGCCGAGGGGACCGTGGCGCTGTCCGCGTTCGCGCAGAGCACCGGGTACGTGATCGCCGCCCTCGGCCCGCTGATGGTCGGCATCCTCTACGAGGTCACCGGAGGCTGGACGGCGCCGCTCGGGTTCCTGCTGGCCGCGCTCGCGGTGCAGACGACAGCGGGCATGGCGATCGCTCGTCCCCGCTACGTCGAGGACGAGTGA
- a CDS encoding FadR/GntR family transcriptional regulator — translation MPPSVDSPAAPLVPPRGHRVRQTIEQLRSRILGGEWPVGGRIPTEPQLVAALGVGRNTVREAVRALQHAGVLECRQGSGTYVVSTDELAPVVARRLGDDRMTEVVEVRRAFEVEAARLAALRRTPEDLAALDGALAEREAAWRGGHVDAFVEADAALHTVVVAAAHNAMLAELYASVGTALRSTVAQAMGDALTPERYVDHTRLVEAIRAGDPALAAIEAGAFLEPVAGA, via the coding sequence GTGCCACCCTCAGTTGATTCCCCCGCAGCGCCGCTGGTGCCGCCGCGCGGGCACCGGGTCCGTCAGACCATCGAGCAGCTCAGGTCGCGGATCCTGGGCGGCGAGTGGCCGGTCGGCGGGCGCATCCCCACCGAGCCACAGTTGGTCGCCGCGCTGGGTGTCGGGCGCAACACCGTCCGCGAGGCCGTCCGCGCGCTTCAGCACGCGGGCGTGCTGGAGTGCCGGCAGGGCTCCGGCACGTACGTGGTGTCCACCGACGAACTGGCGCCGGTGGTGGCCCGCCGACTCGGCGACGACCGGATGACCGAGGTCGTCGAGGTACGGCGCGCCTTCGAGGTGGAAGCGGCCCGGCTCGCCGCGCTGAGGCGTACCCCGGAGGACCTGGCGGCGCTCGACGGCGCGCTCGCCGAACGTGAGGCGGCCTGGCGCGGCGGCCACGTCGACGCGTTCGTCGAGGCCGACGCAGCCCTGCACACGGTGGTGGTCGCCGCCGCGCACAACGCCATGCTCGCCGAGCTGTACGCCTCGGTCGGCACCGCCCTGCGCAGCACCGTCGCCCAGGCGATGGGTGACGCGCTCACCCCTGAGCGCTACGTCGACCACACCCGGCTGGTCGAGGCGATCCGGGCCGGCGACCCGGCGTTGGCAGCCATCGAAGCCGGCGCTTTTCTGGAGCCCGTGGCGGGGGCATAG
- the mscL gene encoding large conductance mechanosensitive channel protein MscL, whose translation MFKGFKDFIMRGNVVDLAVGVVIGAAFTTVVTSLTNAFLKPLIALIVLLITGKDNGLAGAAWTVRGVEFDWISFVNAVITFLLTAAALYFLVVFPMNKLAERRKRGEEPPPSAPSEEVKLLTEIRDALVSAGHATPGQQRGALDDVLGRRTEPPAPR comes from the coding sequence ATGTTCAAGGGCTTCAAAGACTTCATCATGCGCGGCAACGTCGTCGACCTGGCGGTCGGTGTCGTCATCGGTGCCGCGTTCACGACGGTGGTCACGTCGCTGACCAACGCGTTCCTCAAGCCGCTTATCGCGCTGATCGTGCTGTTGATCACCGGTAAGGACAACGGCCTCGCGGGCGCGGCCTGGACGGTCCGCGGCGTCGAGTTCGACTGGATCAGCTTCGTCAACGCGGTGATCACCTTCCTGCTCACCGCGGCGGCGCTCTACTTCCTCGTGGTGTTCCCGATGAACAAGCTCGCCGAGCGGCGCAAGCGCGGCGAGGAGCCGCCGCCCTCCGCGCCGAGCGAGGAGGTCAAGCTGCTCACCGAGATCCGGGACGCCCTGGTCTCCGCCGGGCACGCCACCCCGGGCCAGCAGCGCGGCGCACTTGACGACGTGCTGGGTCGCCGCACCGAGCCGCCGGCGCCGCGCTGA
- a CDS encoding LuxR C-terminal-related transcriptional regulator, protein MPVSMVGRAGELAELDRAWSAVVSPRRPAPSVAVLTGAAGVGKSLLVAAAVDAFTPRPALILSGAARVHGPAPYDWLAAVLTGRDTSRLGLPPDALAWLAQQPTAPRERYAPGTLLRLAVRTVQLLVGAGPAVLVVDDLHALDPASVNLVGELATVANLPALLVVASRPPADAVAPELTRRALARLTGVRGAVRQHLGPLRPAEVAEILTQVYAGSLPSGRLVASVWRCTGGNPYALTELLAAHAGEGPDALLRRLPGPRQPTAPVGRVAEADPVDAPLDVELTAREIEVLGCLVAGMSNKQVAKALGISVRTVTVHVSNLLRKTGSASRTEVALWAVRQRLSVAAPVDG, encoded by the coding sequence ATGCCGGTGTCCATGGTTGGACGCGCCGGCGAGCTCGCCGAGCTCGACCGGGCATGGTCCGCGGTGGTGTCGCCGCGCCGGCCGGCGCCGAGCGTCGCGGTGCTCACCGGCGCGGCCGGAGTGGGCAAGAGTCTGCTGGTCGCAGCCGCCGTGGACGCCTTCACGCCGCGTCCCGCGCTGATCCTCTCCGGCGCCGCCCGGGTGCACGGCCCCGCGCCGTACGACTGGCTGGCCGCGGTACTCACCGGTCGAGACACCAGCCGGCTCGGCCTACCGCCGGACGCGTTGGCCTGGTTGGCCCAGCAGCCCACAGCGCCCCGCGAGCGGTACGCGCCAGGCACCCTGCTCCGCCTCGCCGTGCGGACCGTCCAGTTGCTCGTCGGCGCCGGTCCGGCCGTACTGGTCGTGGACGATCTGCACGCGCTCGACCCCGCCAGCGTCAACCTGGTCGGTGAGTTGGCCACCGTTGCCAACCTGCCCGCCCTGCTCGTGGTGGCGAGCCGGCCGCCGGCCGACGCGGTGGCACCGGAGCTCACCCGCCGCGCGCTGGCCCGGCTCACAGGCGTCCGGGGCGCCGTCCGTCAGCACCTCGGCCCGCTGCGTCCGGCCGAGGTCGCCGAAATCCTGACCCAGGTGTACGCCGGCAGCCTTCCTTCCGGCCGGTTGGTCGCCTCGGTCTGGCGGTGTACAGGCGGCAACCCGTACGCCTTGACCGAACTGCTGGCCGCGCACGCGGGAGAGGGGCCGGACGCGCTGCTGCGACGGTTGCCCGGCCCGCGCCAGCCGACAGCACCCGTCGGCCGGGTGGCGGAAGCCGACCCGGTCGACGCGCCGCTGGACGTGGAGCTGACCGCCCGGGAGATCGAGGTGCTGGGCTGCCTCGTCGCTGGCATGTCCAACAAGCAGGTCGCGAAGGCGCTCGGCATCTCGGTGCGTACGGTCACCGTGCACGTGTCGAACCTGCTGCGCAAGACGGGCTCGGCGTCGCGTACCGAGGTGGCGCTCTGGGCCGTTCGGCAGCGGCTGTCGGTTGCGGCTCCGGTGGACGGCTGA
- a CDS encoding PP2C family protein-serine/threonine phosphatase has protein sequence MTLILRSVILNDIGLVRTNNEDSALAGDRLIAVADGMGGLPAGEVASEIVIRILDELAPPTDPDGAADALRAVVSTANQRIHAAITVDPAREGMGTTLTAALLAGETLVLAQVGDSRCYLLRDGELTQLTRDDTFVQALVDQGTLSPDQARHHPQRSLVTRAVQGADTPPAVGVLTVVPGDRLLLCSDGLSDYVEDEAIAATLGMYTDRQQCGEQLVKLAHHAGAPDNVTVVVSDVTTR, from the coding sequence ATGACGCTGATCCTCCGCTCGGTCATCCTCAACGACATCGGTCTGGTTCGCACCAACAACGAGGACTCCGCCCTCGCCGGTGACCGCCTGATCGCCGTCGCCGACGGCATGGGCGGGCTGCCCGCGGGTGAGGTGGCGAGCGAGATCGTGATCCGGATTCTGGACGAGCTGGCACCGCCCACCGACCCCGACGGGGCCGCCGACGCCCTGCGTGCCGTGGTCAGCACCGCCAACCAGCGCATCCACGCCGCCATCACCGTCGACCCGGCCCGCGAGGGGATGGGCACCACGCTCACGGCGGCACTGCTGGCCGGCGAGACGCTCGTGCTGGCCCAGGTCGGTGACTCCCGCTGCTATCTGCTGCGCGACGGGGAGCTGACCCAGCTCACCCGCGACGACACGTTCGTGCAGGCACTTGTCGACCAGGGCACGCTCTCCCCCGATCAGGCCCGGCACCACCCGCAGCGGTCCCTGGTGACCCGGGCCGTGCAGGGTGCCGACACCCCACCGGCGGTCGGTGTGCTCACAGTCGTTCCCGGCGACCGGCTGCTGCTGTGCAGCGACGGGCTCTCCGACTACGTCGAGGACGAGGCGATCGCTGCGACGCTGGGCATGTACACCGACCGTCAGCAGTGCGGTGAGCAGTTGGTGAAGCTCGCCCACCACGCCGGCGCCCCGGACAACGTCACGGTAGTGGTCTCCGACGTCACGACCCGCTGA